Proteins encoded by one window of Scatophagus argus isolate fScaArg1 chromosome 4, fScaArg1.pri, whole genome shotgun sequence:
- the LOC124057501 gene encoding protein FAM163B: protein MSAGTVVIAGGILATVILLTIVAVLCLCRLQYYCCKREESEKGEDEEPDLATMSPTCPLALSAPPTPPTPEHYGEEQGTYPPTFLTEANGPASYSPTPPPRRCQRSHAFCPSCARCSLPFYLQHPERLCNGGRRISYRTVQQQDLELPMDLASLYQKLNLIRSVTMREVVTHSVSTDV from the exons ATGTCAGCCGGGACAGTGGTCATCGCAGGAGGAATTCTAGCCACAGTCATCTTACTGACCATTGTCGCTGTACTGTGTTTATGTAGGTTGCAG TATTACTGCTGCAAGAGGGAGGAGTCTGAGAAGGGGGAAGACGAGGAACCAGACCTCGCCACCATGTCACCAACCTGTCCCCTGGCTCTTTCTGCTCCCCCTACGCCTCCAACACCGGAGCACTATGGCGAGGAACAAGGGACCTATCCCCCCACCTTCCTCACTGAGGCCAATGGGCCTGCCAGCTACTCCCCCACACCACCACCGCGTAGGTGCCAGCGCTCACATGCCTTCTGCCCATCCTGTGCTCGCTGCTCATTGCCCTTCTACCTGCAGCACCCAGAGAGGCTGTGCAATGGCGGCCGCAGGATCAGCTACCggactgtgcagcagcaggaccTGGAACTGCCCATGGACCTGGCCAGTCTCTACCAGAAGCTGAACCTTATCCGCTCTGTTACCATGAGGGAGGTGGTCACCCACAGTGTCAGCACCGACGTCTAA